A genomic region of Mitsuaria sp. 7 contains the following coding sequences:
- a CDS encoding tripartite tricarboxylate transporter substrate binding protein, translating into MIRSMLSRRVALATPLAMALAIPLAFSATLAVAAPYPNKPIRVYVPFPPGGGTDVIAREITQAVATSAKWVFVIENKPGAGGNLGVDAAAKSSKDGYTLVLGQSSNLSINPWLYARMPYDPTKDLAPIGLVARAPLVLVTSADSKLKTIADAVAAAKARPGVLNYASAGNGTVAHLASELFQKSAGVKLQHVPYKGVGQALTDVVSSNVDLYLSTTPSLLGHIRQGKLRPLAVTSDKRLPELPNVPTLAESGFKGAESATWFGFLAPAGTPPEIVARLNSEFTKALQQPALVKKLGDEGVAVTVSTPDQFSQLIRQDLARWGKVVKDAGIKID; encoded by the coding sequence ATGATTCGATCGATGCTCTCGCGCCGCGTGGCGCTCGCCACGCCGCTGGCCATGGCGCTTGCCATTCCGCTGGCCTTCAGCGCGACGCTGGCCGTCGCCGCGCCCTATCCGAACAAGCCCATCCGCGTCTACGTGCCCTTCCCGCCCGGCGGCGGCACCGACGTGATCGCCCGCGAGATCACGCAGGCGGTGGCGACTTCCGCCAAGTGGGTCTTCGTCATCGAGAACAAGCCCGGCGCCGGCGGCAACCTCGGCGTGGACGCCGCCGCCAAGTCGTCCAAGGACGGCTACACGCTGGTGCTCGGCCAGAGCAGCAATCTGTCGATCAATCCGTGGCTGTACGCGCGCATGCCGTATGACCCGACCAAGGACCTCGCGCCCATCGGGTTGGTGGCGCGGGCGCCGCTGGTGCTGGTGACCTCCGCCGATTCGAAGCTGAAGACCATCGCCGACGCCGTGGCCGCCGCGAAGGCCCGGCCGGGCGTGCTGAACTACGCCTCGGCCGGCAACGGCACCGTCGCGCATCTGGCCTCCGAGCTGTTCCAGAAGTCTGCCGGCGTGAAGCTGCAGCACGTGCCGTACAAGGGCGTGGGGCAGGCGCTCACCGACGTGGTCAGCAGCAACGTCGACCTCTACCTGTCGACCACGCCCTCGCTGCTCGGCCACATCCGCCAGGGCAAGCTGCGTCCGCTCGCGGTGACCTCGGACAAGCGGCTGCCGGAGCTGCCCAACGTGCCGACGCTGGCCGAGTCCGGCTTCAAGGGCGCGGAGTCGGCGACCTGGTTCGGCTTCCTCGCGCCCGCCGGCACGCCGCCGGAGATCGTCGCGCGCCTGAACAGCGAGTTCACGAAAGCGCTGCAGCAGCCCGCGCTCGTGAAGAAGCTCGGCGATGAAGGCGTTGCCGTCACCGTCAGCACCCCCGACCAGTTCAGCCAGCTCATCCGCCAGGACCTCGCCCGCTGGGGCAAGGTCGTGAAGGACGCCGGCATCAAGATCGATTGA
- a CDS encoding LysR family transcriptional regulator encodes MDLRDLRYFETIAELEHVGQAAERLHRTQPALTGAIRRLEKAAGAPLFERAGRGIRLTPAGKVMLRWARQLRFDAQDAQREMSDIGRGLSGEVRVGVVPTAAQFLMPKAVSRLLKEAPEVTLKTTVALVDALMPMLRAGELDLIVGTERRAEAGFVSQRLVEDAVVVAASAKHPVFAGKTSLKALGEYRWVLQPAGAPTRDWLDHSFDRHGLPRPVVQVESSSLQMLPALIAETGLLSFISRRHLEGPGRLRSLREVVLKDTTMRRHLVVTHRAQAYLPPAATRLIALLS; translated from the coding sequence ATGGATCTCCGCGACCTGCGCTATTTCGAGACCATCGCCGAGCTGGAGCACGTCGGTCAGGCGGCCGAGCGCCTGCATCGCACGCAGCCCGCGCTGACCGGTGCCATCAGGCGTCTTGAGAAGGCGGCGGGCGCGCCGCTCTTCGAGCGCGCGGGGCGGGGCATCCGGCTGACGCCGGCCGGCAAGGTGATGCTGCGCTGGGCGCGACAGCTGCGCTTCGACGCGCAGGATGCGCAGCGCGAGATGAGCGACATCGGACGCGGCCTGTCGGGCGAAGTGCGTGTCGGCGTCGTGCCGACGGCGGCGCAGTTCCTGATGCCCAAGGCGGTGAGCCGGCTGCTCAAGGAAGCGCCGGAGGTCACGCTGAAGACGACGGTCGCGCTGGTGGACGCGCTGATGCCGATGCTGCGAGCGGGAGAACTGGATCTGATCGTCGGCACCGAGCGGCGCGCGGAAGCGGGCTTCGTCTCACAGCGGCTGGTCGAGGATGCCGTCGTCGTCGCGGCCAGCGCGAAGCACCCGGTCTTCGCCGGGAAGACCAGCCTGAAGGCGCTTGGCGAATATCGCTGGGTGCTGCAGCCGGCCGGCGCGCCGACGCGCGACTGGCTCGACCACAGCTTCGATCGTCACGGGCTGCCGCGACCGGTCGTGCAGGTGGAAAGCAGCTCGCTGCAGATGCTGCCCGCGCTGATCGCCGAGACGGGGCTGCTGAGCTTCATCTCACGACGGCACCTCGAAGGCCCCGGCCGCCTGCGATCGCTGCGGGAGGTCGTGCTGAAGGACACCACGATGCGCCGCCACCTCGTGGTGACGCATCGCGCGCAGGCCTACCTCCCGCCGGCGGCGACGCGTCTGATCGCGCTGCTCAGCTGA
- a CDS encoding YdiY family protein has protein sequence MPPTRLLAAACLVATPLLSFAQVTVKDDGQWRALFTAGASLSSGNSDSTTVNLSGEAVKATKTDKLSFNGRALYLKNDDDEAEQRYAFGTHYQRDINDRIFGFGQFDALKDEPANLSSRLSVGTGLGYHLIKQDNVTWDVSTGVGYTRERYVEPSVIDGVARDRYSHTELLFAEESNHKISDNTTLKQRLAYLPDLRNSGEFRATFDGGISVAMTKRFSLTATVQHRYDSNPGDGLKKNDTLFITGVSYRID, from the coding sequence ATGCCGCCGACGCGCCTCCTCGCCGCCGCCTGCCTTGTTGCAACGCCCCTGCTCTCCTTCGCCCAGGTCACCGTCAAGGACGACGGCCAATGGCGCGCGCTGTTCACCGCCGGGGCCAGCCTCTCGTCGGGCAACAGCGACTCGACGACGGTCAACCTGAGCGGCGAAGCCGTGAAGGCCACGAAGACCGACAAGCTCTCCTTCAACGGCCGCGCGCTGTACCTGAAGAACGACGACGATGAGGCCGAGCAGCGCTATGCCTTCGGCACGCACTACCAGCGCGACATCAACGACCGCATCTTCGGCTTCGGGCAGTTCGATGCGCTCAAGGACGAGCCCGCGAACCTGTCCTCGCGACTCTCCGTCGGCACCGGTCTCGGTTATCACCTGATCAAGCAGGACAACGTGACCTGGGACGTGTCCACCGGTGTGGGCTACACCCGCGAGCGCTACGTCGAGCCGTCCGTCATCGACGGCGTCGCCCGCGATCGGTATTCCCACACCGAGCTGCTTTTCGCCGAAGAATCGAACCACAAGATTTCCGACAACACGACGCTCAAACAGCGCCTGGCCTATCTGCCAGACCTGCGCAACAGCGGCGAATTCCGCGCCACCTTCGACGGCGGCATCTCAGTCGCGATGACCAAGCGGTTCAGCCTCACGGCCACCGTCCAGCACCGCTACGACAGCAACCCCGGCGACGGGCTGAAGAAGAACGATACGCTGTTCATCACCGGCGTGTCGTACAGGATCGATTGA
- the fahA gene encoding fumarylacetoacetase, with product MTDLDLDHTHDPALRSWIAAANAPDTDFPIQNLPLGMFRMAGSTGSFRPGTAIGDQVLDLIAAADLGALSDGLGAVLRTCEGLGLNPLMAMGPDLRRQLRHELIAALNADAGSTSSEQLAPALKAMTDVEMTLPCRIGDYTDFYAGIHHATTVGKLFRPDNPLLPNYKWVPIGYHGRVSSIGVSGQTFRRPVGQTRAPDAELPSFGPIKRLDYELEVGALVGTGNAQGHPIAIGDAEQHLFGLVLLNDWSARDIQAWEYQPLGPFLSKSFATTLSPWVITMEALAPFRRAFARPEGDPQPLPYLDGAANRDRGAISIRLEVHLQTRAMRDAGEAPAKLMASDFADAYWTVAQMLTHHASNGCNLQPGDLFGSGTMSGPDSGQGGSLLELTNGGKQAITLPNGEQRHFLQDGDSVALVGRCEAPGRRAIGFGPCVGTVVPAVA from the coding sequence ATGACTGACCTCGACCTCGACCACACCCACGACCCCGCGCTGCGCAGCTGGATCGCCGCCGCGAATGCGCCGGACACCGACTTCCCCATCCAGAACCTGCCGCTGGGCATGTTCCGCATGGCCGGCTCGACCGGCTCGTTCCGGCCCGGCACAGCAATCGGCGACCAGGTGCTGGACCTGATCGCCGCCGCCGATCTGGGCGCGCTGTCCGACGGCCTCGGCGCGGTGCTGCGCACCTGCGAAGGCCTCGGCCTGAACCCGCTGATGGCGATGGGCCCGGACCTGCGCCGGCAGCTGCGCCATGAGCTCATCGCCGCCTTGAACGCGGACGCGGGATCCACGTCGTCCGAGCAGCTCGCGCCGGCGCTCAAGGCGATGACCGACGTCGAGATGACGCTGCCCTGCCGCATCGGCGACTACACCGATTTCTACGCCGGCATCCATCACGCGACGACGGTGGGCAAGCTGTTCCGCCCCGACAACCCGCTGCTGCCGAACTACAAGTGGGTGCCCATCGGCTATCACGGCCGCGTGTCGTCGATAGGCGTGAGCGGGCAGACCTTCCGTCGCCCCGTCGGCCAGACGCGTGCGCCCGATGCGGAGCTGCCGAGCTTCGGCCCGATCAAGCGGCTCGACTACGAGCTGGAGGTCGGCGCCCTCGTCGGCACCGGCAACGCGCAGGGCCATCCGATCGCGATCGGCGACGCCGAGCAGCATCTGTTCGGGCTCGTGCTGTTGAACGACTGGTCGGCGCGCGACATCCAGGCCTGGGAGTACCAGCCGCTGGGGCCCTTCCTGTCGAAGAGCTTCGCGACGACGCTGTCCCCGTGGGTGATCACGATGGAGGCGCTGGCGCCGTTCCGCCGCGCGTTCGCGCGGCCCGAGGGCGATCCGCAGCCGCTGCCGTATCTCGACGGCGCGGCCAACCGCGATCGCGGCGCGATCTCCATCCGTCTGGAAGTCCATCTGCAGACCCGCGCGATGCGCGATGCCGGCGAGGCGCCGGCGAAGCTCATGGCCTCGGACTTCGCCGATGCCTACTGGACCGTCGCCCAGATGCTCACGCACCACGCGAGCAACGGCTGCAACCTGCAGCCGGGTGATCTGTTCGGGTCGGGCACGATGTCCGGACCGGACAGCGGCCAAGGCGGCTCGCTGCTGGAGTTGACCAACGGCGGCAAGCAGGCGATCACGCTGCCCAACGGAGAGCAACGCCACTTCCTGCAGGACGGCGACAGCGTCGCGCTGGTCGGTCGTTGCGAGGCGCCGGGACGTCGCGCGATCGGCTTCGGACCGTGCGTCGGCACGGTCGTGCCCGCCGTGGCCTGA
- the hmgA gene encoding homogentisate 1,2-dioxygenase — protein MNAPETLRSPEATGTAPSALNYQSGFGNQFETESVPGALPKGRNSPQRAPMDLYPELLSGSAFTAPRVENRRTWLYRRQPSVVTGAFHAYEQPFWTSGAAGGVAAPPDPLRWHPFPMPETQANAAGVDFVDSIKTIVSNGDPDAQVGMASLIYAFNRPMTRRALMNADGEMLIVPQEGGLRLTTEMGLLDVVPGEIALIPRGVNFRVEALDGPDANARGYVCENYGAAFRLPELGPIGSNGLANPRDFLAPVAAHEPDGAPYEVIRKTGGALWRNAQAVTPFNVVAWHGNLTPLKYDTKDFMTIGSISFDHPDPSIFTVLTSPSDTPGTANCDFVIFPPRWLVQEDTFRPPWYHRNVMSEFMGLIYGQYDAKPEGFRPGGASLHNCLVPHGPDAEAFEAASTRTLTPQKLDHTLAFMFESRWRFRPSEWALNGGALDANYAACWGALKDKFHPNPSE, from the coding sequence ATGAACGCACCAGAGACTCTCCGTTCGCCCGAGGCGACCGGCACGGCGCCGAGCGCGCTGAACTATCAGAGCGGCTTCGGCAACCAGTTCGAGACCGAGTCCGTTCCCGGCGCCTTGCCCAAGGGCCGCAACAGCCCGCAGCGCGCGCCGATGGATCTCTATCCGGAGTTGCTGTCGGGCAGCGCCTTCACCGCCCCGCGCGTGGAGAACCGCCGCACCTGGCTGTATCGCCGCCAGCCTTCCGTCGTGACGGGCGCGTTCCATGCCTACGAACAGCCGTTCTGGACCAGCGGTGCGGCAGGCGGCGTCGCGGCGCCGCCGGACCCGTTGCGCTGGCATCCGTTCCCGATGCCCGAGACCCAAGCGAATGCGGCGGGTGTCGACTTCGTCGACAGCATCAAGACCATCGTCAGCAACGGCGATCCCGACGCGCAGGTCGGCATGGCATCGCTGATCTACGCGTTCAACCGCCCGATGACCCGCCGCGCGCTGATGAACGCCGACGGCGAGATGCTGATCGTTCCGCAGGAAGGCGGGCTCCGGCTCACGACCGAGATGGGCCTGCTGGACGTCGTACCCGGCGAGATCGCGTTGATCCCGCGCGGTGTGAACTTCCGCGTCGAGGCCCTCGACGGCCCGGATGCCAACGCCCGCGGCTACGTCTGCGAGAACTACGGCGCGGCCTTCCGGCTGCCTGAACTCGGCCCCATCGGCTCCAACGGCCTGGCCAACCCGCGCGACTTCCTCGCACCCGTCGCGGCGCATGAACCCGACGGCGCGCCGTACGAAGTCATCCGCAAGACCGGCGGCGCGCTGTGGCGCAACGCGCAGGCGGTGACGCCGTTCAACGTCGTCGCCTGGCACGGCAACCTCACGCCGCTGAAGTACGACACCAAGGACTTCATGACGATCGGCTCGATCAGCTTCGATCATCCCGATCCGTCGATCTTCACCGTGCTCACCTCGCCCAGCGACACGCCCGGCACGGCCAACTGCGACTTCGTGATCTTCCCGCCGCGCTGGCTGGTGCAGGAGGACACCTTCCGTCCGCCCTGGTACCACCGCAACGTGATGAGCGAGTTCATGGGCCTGATCTACGGCCAGTACGACGCCAAGCCCGAAGGCTTCCGTCCCGGCGGCGCGAGCCTGCACAACTGCCTGGTGCCGCACGGCCCCGACGCCGAGGCCTTCGAGGCCGCCAGCACGCGCACACTGACACCGCAGAAACTCGATCACACGCTGGCCTTCATGTTCGAGAGCCGCTGGCGCTTCCGGCCGTCCGAGTGGGCGCTCAACGGCGGCGCGCTCGACGCGAACTACGCCGCCTGCTGGGGCGCGCTGAAGGACAAGTTCCATCCGAATCCCTCCGAATGA
- a CDS encoding DUF2783 domain-containing protein, with the protein MPLITAPNFDAGDDFYEALLSAHHGLDVDASHAFNARLILLLANHIGRQDVLLDALSAAARANPVPPVSPVHPASIDAPTPGDASPRGQA; encoded by the coding sequence ATGCCGCTGATCACCGCTCCTAACTTCGACGCCGGCGACGATTTCTACGAAGCGCTGCTGAGCGCGCATCATGGGCTGGACGTCGACGCCAGCCATGCCTTCAACGCGCGCCTGATCCTGCTGCTCGCCAATCACATCGGCCGGCAGGATGTGCTGCTCGACGCGCTGTCCGCGGCGGCCCGCGCCAATCCGGTTCCTCCGGTTTCTCCAGTTCACCCAGCTTCCATCGATGCCCCCACCCCGGGCGACGCTTCCCCACGAGGACAAGCATGA
- a CDS encoding FAD-dependent oxidoreductase, with product MDTAVDYQRIVYPYRRSADQDAHQRGQVARHPVVVVGAGPVGLTAAIDLALQGVPVVLLNNDGRLSVGSRALCFAKRTLEILDRLGCGQRLVDKGVSWGVGRVFFRDEQVYQFNLLAESGHQRPAFVNLQQYYVEGFLVERALELPLVDLRWHHGVTGLTQHDDHVALEIETPEGPYTLLADHVVACDGSRSTMRKLIGEESHGRTFKDRFLIADVRMNAPFPAERWFWFDPPFHPGQSVLLHRQPDGVWRIDFQLGWEADPELEKQPARILPRVRTLMNAASIAAGGDGAVPEIELVWASVYTFACMRMDRFRHGRILFAGDAAHGVSPFGARGANSGIQDADNLAWKLAAVVQGRAPDALLDTYAREREIAADENILNSTRSTDFITPKSDISRMFRDATLTLAKDFDFARRLVNSGRLSVPTVQYGMPAADAPIAVDGRDDWLLRQMQPGRFTVMVFAQADEGSRGQRVRVGPEWGLGVQEGSPMPRGEPAPGDAESGLHAMLTLHIDDALDAQGLVRKRYDAAPGAVVLLRPDQHVCARWRKMPTGEAIEAAMRRALGHDTPFEEPAACR from the coding sequence ATGGATACCGCCGTCGACTACCAGCGCATCGTCTATCCCTACCGCCGCAGCGCGGACCAGGATGCGCATCAGCGCGGCCAGGTCGCTCGCCATCCGGTGGTCGTCGTCGGTGCCGGTCCTGTCGGGCTCACGGCGGCGATCGACCTCGCGCTGCAGGGTGTGCCCGTGGTGCTGCTCAACAACGATGGGCGGCTCTCCGTCGGCTCGCGCGCGTTGTGCTTCGCGAAGCGGACGCTGGAGATCCTCGACCGCCTCGGCTGCGGTCAGCGGCTGGTGGACAAGGGCGTGTCCTGGGGCGTCGGCCGCGTGTTCTTCCGCGACGAGCAGGTCTACCAGTTCAACCTGCTCGCCGAGTCCGGCCACCAGCGGCCGGCCTTCGTCAACCTGCAGCAGTACTACGTCGAAGGATTTCTCGTCGAGCGCGCACTCGAACTCCCGCTGGTCGATCTGCGCTGGCATCACGGCGTGACCGGACTGACGCAGCATGACGATCACGTCGCGCTCGAGATCGAAACGCCTGAGGGTCCGTACACGCTGCTCGCCGATCACGTCGTCGCCTGCGACGGATCGCGATCGACGATGCGCAAGCTGATCGGTGAGGAGAGCCATGGCCGCACGTTCAAGGACCGATTCCTCATCGCCGACGTGCGCATGAACGCGCCCTTCCCCGCCGAGCGCTGGTTCTGGTTCGATCCGCCCTTCCATCCGGGTCAGAGCGTGCTGCTGCACCGGCAGCCCGACGGCGTCTGGCGCATCGACTTCCAGCTTGGCTGGGAGGCCGATCCTGAACTCGAGAAGCAGCCCGCGCGCATCCTGCCGCGCGTGCGCACGCTGATGAACGCAGCGTCGATCGCCGCGGGTGGCGACGGCGCGGTGCCCGAGATCGAGCTGGTCTGGGCGAGCGTCTACACCTTCGCCTGCATGCGCATGGACCGCTTCCGCCACGGCCGCATCCTGTTCGCGGGCGACGCGGCGCATGGCGTGTCCCCGTTTGGCGCACGAGGCGCCAACTCCGGCATTCAGGACGCGGACAACCTCGCATGGAAGCTGGCGGCGGTCGTGCAGGGGCGCGCGCCGGATGCGCTCCTCGACACGTATGCGCGCGAGCGAGAGATCGCCGCTGACGAGAACATCCTGAACTCGACGCGCTCGACGGACTTCATCACGCCGAAGAGCGACATCAGCCGGATGTTCCGCGACGCGACCTTGACGCTCGCCAAGGATTTCGACTTTGCACGCCGGCTGGTCAACAGCGGACGGCTCTCGGTGCCGACGGTGCAGTACGGCATGCCCGCTGCGGACGCACCGATCGCCGTCGACGGCCGCGATGACTGGCTGTTGCGCCAGATGCAGCCGGGCCGATTCACAGTGATGGTGTTCGCCCAGGCCGACGAAGGGAGTCGGGGTCAACGGGTGCGGGTGGGGCCGGAATGGGGCTTGGGGGTCCAGGAGGGATCCCCCATGCCCCGTGGAGAGCCCGCGCCTGGCGACGCGGAGTCCGGGCTCCACGCGATGCTCACGCTCCACATCGACGATGCGCTCGACGCACAGGGGCTGGTGCGAAAGCGCTACGACGCTGCCCCGGGCGCGGTGGTGTTGCTGCGCCCTGACCAGCACGTCTGCGCGCGTTGGCGCAAGATGCCGACGGGGGAAGCGATCGAGGCGGCGATGCGCCGTGCGCTTGGCCACGACACGCCCTTCGAGGAGCCCGCCGCATGCCGCTGA
- a CDS encoding MBL fold metallo-hydrolase — protein MTKQFASHADVEEKQVSFVKLSDNAYAYTAEGDPNTGIIIGDDAVMVIDTQATPVMAQDVIRRIREVTDKPIKYVVMSHYHAVRVLGASAYEPEHIIASRDTYDLIVERGEQDKASEIGRFPRLFRNVESVPAGLTWPTITFQGAMSVWLGKLEVQLLQLGRGHTKGDTVAWLPEQKILFSGDLVEFDATPYAGDAYFSEWPQTLDNLAALKPDALVPGRGAALTTPESVAQGLAGTRSFIADLHASVKAGVAAGKELNAVYKDTYAVMKQKYGHWVIFDHCMPFDVTRCYDEVTQFRDPRIWTAQRDQEMWQTLEG, from the coding sequence ATGACCAAGCAGTTCGCCAGCCACGCCGACGTCGAGGAGAAGCAGGTCTCCTTCGTCAAGCTCAGCGACAACGCCTATGCCTATACGGCCGAGGGCGACCCCAACACCGGCATCATCATTGGCGACGACGCGGTGATGGTCATCGACACGCAAGCCACGCCCGTGATGGCGCAGGACGTGATCCGTCGCATCCGCGAGGTCACCGACAAGCCCATCAAGTACGTCGTGATGAGCCACTACCACGCGGTGCGGGTGCTGGGTGCGTCGGCGTATGAGCCCGAGCACATCATCGCGAGCCGCGATACCTACGACCTCATCGTCGAGCGCGGCGAGCAGGACAAGGCCAGCGAGATCGGCCGCTTCCCGCGGCTGTTCCGCAATGTCGAATCGGTGCCCGCAGGACTCACCTGGCCCACCATCACCTTCCAGGGCGCGATGAGCGTGTGGCTCGGCAAGCTCGAAGTGCAGCTGCTGCAGCTCGGCCGCGGGCATACGAAGGGCGACACCGTCGCGTGGCTGCCGGAGCAGAAGATCCTGTTCTCCGGCGATCTCGTGGAATTCGACGCCACGCCATATGCCGGCGACGCGTACTTCAGCGAGTGGCCGCAGACGCTCGACAACCTGGCCGCGCTCAAGCCCGACGCGCTGGTGCCTGGACGCGGCGCCGCGTTGACGACGCCTGAGTCCGTCGCGCAAGGGCTGGCCGGGACGCGCAGCTTCATCGCCGACCTGCACGCCTCCGTGAAGGCAGGCGTCGCCGCGGGCAAGGAGCTCAACGCCGTCTACAAGGACACCTACGCCGTGATGAAGCAGAAGTACGGCCACTGGGTCATCTTCGACCACTGCATGCCCTTCGACGTCACGCGCTGCTATGACGAGGTCACCCAGTTCCGCGATCCGCGCATCTGGACCGCGCAGCGCGACCAGGAGATGTGGCAGACGCTCGAAGGCTGA
- a CDS encoding IclR family transcriptional regulator, which yields MTMPDIADDVPDANDREEPNDREDREDRRGIQSIEVGGRLLKAAAARGQPLPLKALSQAAEMSPAKAHPYLVSFCKLGLMRQDAATGYYGLGPLAMEMGLIGMQQIDPIRLATARLEALAEEIGHTVAIAVWGSQGATIVRTAASPAAVHVTMRHGTVVSLSDTASGPLFAAYRPEAEIKAMLAEARRKGPADLARVGPHDRPRELPTWTAFSATLAEIRGRVLHRSVGGIVEGVSALAVPVFDSDAQMALALTAIGPSGAFDAEWEGAVARGLTGAATALMREIGGRFPG from the coding sequence ATGACCATGCCAGACATCGCCGACGACGTGCCGGACGCCAACGATCGCGAGGAGCCCAATGACCGGGAGGACCGCGAGGACCGACGCGGCATCCAGAGCATCGAAGTGGGCGGCCGGCTGCTGAAGGCCGCGGCGGCGCGCGGCCAGCCGCTGCCGCTGAAGGCCCTGTCGCAGGCGGCCGAGATGAGCCCGGCAAAGGCGCATCCCTACCTGGTGAGCTTCTGCAAGCTCGGGCTGATGCGGCAGGACGCGGCGACGGGCTACTACGGTCTGGGCCCGTTGGCGATGGAAATGGGTCTGATCGGCATGCAGCAGATCGACCCGATCCGCCTGGCGACGGCGCGTCTGGAGGCGCTGGCCGAGGAGATCGGCCACACGGTGGCGATCGCGGTGTGGGGCTCGCAGGGCGCGACGATCGTGCGCACGGCGGCGTCGCCGGCGGCGGTGCACGTGACGATGCGGCACGGGACGGTGGTGTCGCTGTCGGACACCGCGTCGGGGCCGCTGTTCGCGGCCTACCGGCCGGAGGCGGAGATCAAGGCGATGCTCGCGGAAGCGCGGCGCAAGGGGCCTGCGGATCTGGCGCGCGTGGGGCCGCACGACCGGCCGCGCGAGTTGCCGACGTGGACGGCGTTCTCAGCGACCTTGGCGGAGATCCGCGGCCGGGTGCTGCACCGCTCGGTGGGCGGCATCGTCGAAGGCGTCAGCGCGCTGGCCGTGCCGGTTTTCGACAGCGATGCGCAGATGGCGCTGGCTCTGACGGCGATCGGGCCGTCGGGGGCGTTCGATGCGGAATGGGAGGGCGCCGTGGCGCGTGGGCTCACCGGCGCGGCGACGGCGTTGATGCGGGAGATCGGTGGACGCTTTCCTGGCTGA
- a CDS encoding CPBP family intramembrane glutamic endopeptidase: MKQGAAVSSSSLSPWVQRFGASTAGTWLAALLFIALPFIAANIFTKLFMPDPGLREWRNLIKALVLVAGYWAYVRWWERRPVREISASGAGAEVLAGLLLGGLLFSCVVALLAGLGAYSLETVGTLGDLGAVLVSMVPKIAAGALIEELLFRLVLLRLLERSFGIAWALAISSLVFGLAHLGNAGATPLIGVLLGLELGLLFGAAYLLTRRIWMCTALHFAWNFVQGAVFSIAVSGQSGESWLHGTLTGPAWLSGGAFGAEGSVVAVVLCLAMTGVLLRLAYRRGRFIRRAEGC, encoded by the coding sequence ATGAAACAAGGCGCGGCCGTGTCGTCTTCGAGCCTCTCGCCGTGGGTTCAGCGTTTCGGCGCATCAACTGCAGGGACCTGGCTCGCCGCCCTGCTGTTCATCGCGCTCCCCTTCATCGCGGCAAACATCTTCACGAAGCTGTTCATGCCTGACCCCGGCCTGCGAGAGTGGCGCAATCTGATCAAGGCGCTGGTCCTCGTCGCCGGGTACTGGGCTTACGTCCGTTGGTGGGAACGACGACCCGTGCGGGAGATTTCCGCTTCAGGGGCTGGCGCCGAAGTTCTTGCCGGCTTGCTGCTGGGTGGCCTGCTCTTCTCCTGCGTGGTGGCCCTACTGGCCGGCCTGGGCGCGTATTCGCTGGAAACAGTCGGAACGCTCGGCGACCTTGGCGCAGTGCTGGTAAGCATGGTTCCGAAAATTGCAGCCGGTGCGTTGATCGAGGAGTTGCTGTTCCGGCTCGTGCTGCTGCGACTGCTGGAGCGTTCCTTCGGCATCGCCTGGGCGCTGGCGATTTCCAGCCTCGTCTTTGGTCTGGCCCACTTGGGCAATGCGGGAGCGACGCCACTGATCGGCGTACTGCTCGGGTTGGAACTCGGTCTGCTGTTCGGGGCAGCCTACCTGCTGACCCGGCGCATCTGGATGTGCACCGCGCTGCACTTCGCCTGGAACTTCGTGCAGGGGGCCGTGTTCTCCATCGCGGTCTCCGGTCAGTCGGGGGAATCCTGGCTCCACGGCACGCTGACTGGCCCCGCCTGGCTGTCCGGTGGTGCCTTCGGCGCCGAAGGCTCCGTGGTGGCGGTCGTTCTCTGCCTGGCCATGACAGGCGTCCTGCTGAGGCTCGCGTATCGGCGCGGCCGATTCATCCGACGTGCTGAAGGATGTTGA
- a CDS encoding VOC family protein — translation MQVKRIVANIAAREPSVVEDFYRHVLGLELAMDHGWIRTYSGDQTMTVQLSIATEGGAGTPVPTLSIEVDDLEEALRRVHEADIPVEYGPVIEPWGVRRFYVRDPVGTLVNILQHVG, via the coding sequence ATGCAGGTCAAACGCATCGTCGCCAACATCGCCGCACGCGAACCGTCCGTCGTGGAAGACTTCTATCGTCACGTGCTCGGACTGGAACTCGCGATGGACCACGGCTGGATACGGACCTATTCGGGCGACCAGACGATGACGGTGCAACTGAGCATCGCCACCGAGGGTGGCGCCGGGACGCCGGTGCCGACGCTATCCATTGAAGTCGATGATCTCGAAGAAGCGCTCCGCAGGGTCCATGAGGCTGACATCCCCGTCGAGTACGGCCCTGTCATCGAACCATGGGGCGTTCGACGCTTCTACGTGCGAGATCCCGTCGGGACGCTCGTCAACATCCTTCAGCACGTCGGATGA